The Aureispira anguillae genome contains a region encoding:
- the rpsB gene encoding 30S ribosomal protein S2 — protein MQTPSHKELLDAGCHFGHMKRKWNPKMSPYIFMERKGIHVIDLNRTIEGLETAAKALRQMAKSGKKIMFVGTKKQAREIISEAAKSVGMPYVTDRWLGGMMTNFSTIRQSIRKMQKIQTMLNDGSLDNITKKERLTMTRTHTKLDRVFGGMAQLNRLPNALFILDINHEHLAVAEATRLGIKTVGVVDTNSDPTKVDFAIPANDDASKSIKIITDYLVDAIKEGLAERSQNKDERAKKEETSA, from the coding sequence ATGCAAACTCCATCTCATAAAGAACTGTTGGATGCAGGATGCCACTTCGGTCACATGAAAAGAAAGTGGAATCCAAAAATGAGTCCTTATATCTTCATGGAACGTAAAGGGATCCATGTTATCGATCTAAATCGTACAATTGAAGGTCTAGAAACTGCTGCAAAGGCCTTGCGCCAAATGGCTAAGTCTGGCAAAAAAATTATGTTTGTTGGAACTAAAAAGCAAGCTCGTGAAATTATTTCCGAAGCAGCTAAGAGTGTAGGAATGCCTTACGTAACTGACCGTTGGTTGGGAGGAATGATGACTAACTTTTCTACAATTCGTCAATCTATCCGCAAAATGCAAAAAATCCAAACCATGTTGAACGATGGTTCTTTGGATAATATTACTAAAAAAGAGCGTTTGACCATGACTCGTACCCATACTAAATTGGATCGTGTATTTGGTGGTATGGCTCAATTGAATCGTTTGCCTAATGCCTTGTTCATCTTGGATATCAACCACGAACATCTAGCAGTAGCTGAGGCAACACGTTTAGGAATTAAAACAGTTGGTGTTGTTGATACAAACTCTGACCCAACTAAAGTTGATTTCGCTATTCCTGCTAATGATGATGCTTCTAAATCAATCAAAATTATTACAGATTATTTGGTAGATGCCATCAAAGAAGGTTTGGCTGAAAGAAGTCAAAACAAAGATGAAAGAGCTAAAAAAGAAGAAACTTCTGCTTAA
- the frr gene encoding ribosome recycling factor, which yields MEEEIALYVETAEESMQGSIEHFKKEVSRIRSGKATPAMFDGVRVDYYGSQTPLAQVANIKAQDGRTLIIAPWEKSMLQAIEQAIFQANMGVTPQNDGEIIRIVLPMLTEERRKDLIKQAHVLVENAKVSIRNARRDVMNEIKKAVKDGYPEDAGKTKEAVVQDLTNKYSNVVEQLMKRKEEDIMTI from the coding sequence ATGGAAGAGGAAATAGCTTTATATGTAGAAACTGCTGAGGAAAGCATGCAAGGTTCTATCGAACATTTTAAAAAGGAGGTATCTAGAATTCGTTCTGGAAAAGCAACTCCTGCTATGTTTGATGGGGTTAGAGTTGATTATTATGGTTCGCAAACGCCACTGGCGCAAGTTGCTAATATCAAAGCACAAGATGGGCGTACATTGATTATCGCTCCTTGGGAAAAATCTATGTTACAGGCAATTGAGCAGGCTATCTTTCAAGCAAATATGGGGGTTACTCCCCAAAATGATGGCGAAATAATTCGTATTGTATTGCCAATGTTGACGGAGGAGCGACGCAAAGATTTGATTAAACAAGCTCATGTTTTGGTTGAGAATGCTAAAGTAAGTATTCGTAATGCAAGACGTGATGTGATGAATGAAATCAAAAAGGCAGTAAAGGATGGTTACCCAGAAGATGCGGGTAAAACTAAAGAGGCGGTTGTTCAGGACTTAACGAATAAATATAGTAATGTTGTTGAACAACTAATGAAACGAAAAGAAGAAGATATTATGACGATCTAG
- a CDS encoding S8 family serine peptidase, with amino-acid sequence MRAILTTIIIGFLLGTTIFAQEQNYLSNQFLIQLNSDYEIKQLMARLEDYAPSSKWEAPQQLIPKMNIWLLKYQGGSPQEKLLNFFNQSSMVDIAQYNHKITLRSPAPPPAPTATTPNDPYFNNQWQYINTGASGGTAGVDLDADLAWDITTGGLTANNDTIVVAILDDGISHSQTDFGDNLWVNRAEIPNNGIDDDNNGYQDDYLGWNSLSNNDLISGGGHGTSVAGIIGAQGDNGIGVTGVNWNVKMMIIKNDFNTSEANVLIAYGYALTQRKIYNQTNGQQGAYVVATNASWGLNNGQPANAPLWCSFYDTLGSYGILNIAATANSNVNVDAVGDLPTACPSDYLVAVTNVNKLGNKELGAAYGSTSIDLGAFGSGVYTTKAPSSFGIFGGTSAASPHVAGAVALLYSGACSNFMAYSLVHPDSAALKMKSYLMNGVVGISDLNGTTVSGGYLNLFNSLGLCLNDCPSNACFAPYQVSTSNHIDTQVQINWVFPPTVNQAQYRYREQGGTWSSLVTIPIGQNNVVLNNLLACTNYEIQLNSLCGATVGNSTLYNFKTDGCCEAPTALNYTVVSSDSVLLNWNNLLAGNTYILSYLEMGTNNWQQISNISNNSYWLTNLNACSYYSATLQAICNNGDTTSYSDTINFVTQGCLSCSTINYCSANGSNTTHDWIDTFSVDNFKHASGNNNGYFFYSNVDIFLGKGDYHNISISQGKSFTEHVKIWLDINQDGDFMDANEEVYSTVMPVNTKTVQGSIIVPATSTLGITRMRVGLRWNNPPPNCGVTDAGEIEDYCVQIIPGTSTTTLPNHLSSIYVYPNPFSDNITMDMALAKPTNLTVAIYSATGQLMHHQTLLNQTTGSQSIHLKPQIPAGVYFLQISSPEGQVTKRIIKL; translated from the coding sequence ATGCGAGCGATTCTTACAACGATAATTATTGGTTTCTTATTGGGCACAACGATCTTCGCCCAAGAGCAAAACTACCTGTCCAATCAGTTTTTAATACAGCTTAATTCAGATTATGAAATTAAGCAACTAATGGCTAGACTAGAGGATTATGCCCCTTCCTCAAAATGGGAAGCTCCCCAACAACTAATTCCTAAAATGAATATTTGGTTGTTAAAATATCAAGGGGGAAGCCCTCAAGAAAAACTATTGAATTTTTTCAACCAATCCTCTATGGTTGATATTGCACAATACAACCACAAAATAACCTTACGCTCGCCTGCTCCTCCCCCTGCTCCAACAGCAACTACTCCCAATGATCCCTATTTCAACAACCAATGGCAATATATCAATACAGGAGCAAGTGGAGGCACCGCTGGAGTAGACCTAGATGCCGACCTAGCTTGGGACATTACAACAGGAGGGCTAACAGCCAATAATGATACCATTGTAGTAGCTATATTAGATGATGGCATTAGTCATTCTCAAACAGATTTTGGAGACAACCTTTGGGTTAATCGAGCAGAAATTCCAAATAATGGCATTGATGACGACAACAATGGTTACCAAGATGATTACTTAGGGTGGAATTCTCTTTCGAATAATGATTTGATTTCGGGCGGAGGGCATGGTACTTCTGTAGCAGGGATTATAGGAGCACAAGGCGATAATGGAATTGGCGTTACAGGAGTCAATTGGAATGTCAAAATGATGATTATCAAAAACGACTTTAACACTTCTGAAGCCAATGTATTGATTGCTTATGGTTATGCATTAACTCAACGAAAAATTTACAACCAAACCAATGGGCAACAAGGGGCTTATGTCGTAGCAACGAATGCTTCTTGGGGACTCAATAATGGGCAACCTGCCAATGCTCCCTTATGGTGTTCTTTTTACGATACACTAGGCTCTTATGGAATTCTAAACATAGCTGCAACTGCCAATTCTAATGTAAATGTAGATGCTGTTGGCGATTTGCCCACTGCCTGCCCTAGCGATTATTTAGTAGCCGTTACGAATGTCAACAAATTAGGAAACAAAGAATTGGGCGCAGCTTATGGTAGCACAAGTATTGACTTGGGTGCTTTTGGGTCTGGGGTGTACACCACTAAAGCGCCTTCCAGCTTTGGAATATTTGGGGGAACCTCTGCCGCTTCCCCTCATGTTGCGGGGGCTGTAGCCTTACTTTATTCAGGAGCATGCAGCAATTTTATGGCTTATTCTCTTGTTCATCCCGACAGTGCCGCCCTAAAAATGAAAAGCTATTTAATGAATGGAGTCGTTGGGATTTCAGATTTGAATGGCACTACTGTTTCGGGGGGCTATCTCAACCTATTTAATAGTTTGGGGCTTTGCCTTAATGATTGTCCTAGCAATGCTTGTTTTGCCCCTTATCAAGTTTCAACATCTAATCATATCGATACCCAAGTACAGATTAATTGGGTCTTTCCTCCTACGGTTAATCAAGCTCAATATCGCTATAGAGAACAAGGGGGAACCTGGTCTTCTCTGGTCACAATTCCCATTGGGCAAAACAATGTAGTTCTCAACAATTTATTAGCTTGTACCAATTATGAAATTCAACTCAATTCGCTCTGTGGGGCTACTGTAGGAAACAGTACTTTATACAATTTTAAAACGGATGGTTGTTGTGAGGCTCCAACAGCCTTAAACTATACAGTCGTTAGCTCCGACTCTGTTCTGTTGAATTGGAACAACCTATTGGCTGGAAATACTTATATTCTTAGCTATTTAGAGATGGGTACAAACAATTGGCAACAAATTTCTAATATCTCCAATAATAGTTACTGGTTAACCAATTTGAATGCTTGTTCCTATTATTCTGCCACCTTACAAGCAATTTGTAACAATGGGGATACTACCTCCTATTCTGATACGATAAATTTTGTTACGCAGGGTTGTCTTTCTTGTTCTACCATTAATTACTGCTCTGCAAATGGAAGCAATACAACACACGATTGGATAGATACTTTTTCTGTAGACAATTTTAAGCATGCCTCTGGCAATAACAATGGTTACTTCTTTTATAGTAATGTGGATATTTTCTTGGGCAAAGGTGATTATCATAACATCTCGATTAGCCAAGGAAAAAGCTTCACAGAGCATGTAAAAATATGGCTAGACATCAATCAAGATGGTGACTTTATGGATGCAAATGAAGAAGTATATAGTACTGTAATGCCTGTTAATACAAAAACCGTACAGGGTTCTATTATTGTTCCTGCTACTTCTACGCTGGGTATTACAAGAATGCGAGTCGGTTTGCGTTGGAACAATCCTCCCCCAAACTGTGGTGTAACGGATGCAGGGGAAATAGAAGATTATTGTGTTCAAATCATTCCAGGAACTTCAACGACAACATTGCCCAATCATCTTAGTTCTATTTATGTTTATCCGAATCCATTTTCAGACAACATCACCATGGACATGGCACTTGCCAAACCTACGAACTTAACAGTTGCTATATATTCTGCAACAGGGCAATTAATGCATCATCAAACCTTACTTAACCAAACAACAGGATCACAAAGCATCCATCTAAAACCACAAATTCCAGCAGGAGTTTATTTTTTGCAAATAAGTAGCCCTGAAGGGCAAGTAACCAAACGTATTATAAAGTTATAA
- a CDS encoding nuclear transport factor 2 family protein, whose product MQNTITTFYEAFQNLDAEGMKACYHQDIEFWDPGFGTLKGEDAGAMWTMLCQNAQDFKLEFSNITANEQGGTAHWEAWYTFSRTGRKVHNIIDATFEFKEGKIIKHTDQFNLHKWARQALGFQGFLLGGTAFFQKKLQQQTQQMLQKFKAKNIV is encoded by the coding sequence ATGCAAAATACCATCACTACATTTTACGAAGCCTTTCAAAACCTAGATGCAGAAGGGATGAAGGCTTGTTATCATCAAGATATTGAATTTTGGGATCCTGGTTTTGGGACATTAAAAGGCGAAGATGCGGGAGCAATGTGGACCATGCTTTGTCAAAATGCTCAGGATTTTAAGCTTGAATTCTCTAATATTACTGCAAATGAGCAGGGAGGAACGGCTCATTGGGAAGCATGGTATACCTTCTCTAGAACAGGTCGAAAAGTCCACAATATTATAGATGCCACTTTTGAGTTCAAAGAGGGCAAGATTATCAAGCATACGGATCAATTTAACCTGCACAAATGGGCAAGACAAGCCTTAGGTTTTCAAGGCTTTTTGTTAGGTGGAACGGCTTTTTTTCAAAAAAAATTACAACAACAAACCCAACAAATGTTGCAAAAATTTAAAGCAAAAAACATCGTTTAA
- the rplM gene encoding 50S ribosomal protein L13 translates to MDTLSYKTQSAKKETVSRTWLVVDAEGQPLGRLASKIATVLRGKHKTSYTPHVDCGDYVIVLNAEKVRLTGNKMTQKVHYTHSGYPGGQKQRTPEQILAKYPNRLIEIAVKGMLPKNKLGSAMYKKLFVYEGAEHPHQAQKPSKLELK, encoded by the coding sequence GTGGATACATTGAGCTATAAAACTCAATCCGCCAAGAAGGAGACTGTTTCTCGTACTTGGTTGGTGGTAGATGCAGAAGGACAACCGTTAGGACGATTGGCATCTAAGATAGCTACAGTTTTGCGTGGCAAACACAAAACAAGCTATACCCCGCATGTTGATTGTGGTGATTATGTTATCGTATTGAACGCTGAAAAAGTGCGTCTTACTGGTAATAAAATGACACAAAAGGTACACTATACGCATTCAGGCTATCCTGGTGGACAAAAACAAAGAACACCAGAACAAATTTTGGCTAAATACCCAAACCGTTTGATTGAAATCGCAGTGAAAGGTATGCTACCTAAAAATAAATTAGGGAGTGCTATGTACAAAAAACTATTTGTTTATGAGGGAGCAGAGCATCCACACCAAGCTCAAAAACCTTCAAAACTAGAGCTAAAATAA
- the tsf gene encoding translation elongation factor Ts: MATIKISAKDVKALRDQTGAGMMDCKKALVEANGDMEEAIAYLRKKGQKMTEKRADRDANEGVVVAATSDDNTKGIVVRIGCETDFVAKNDDFVTFAKSVADAALAAFVATKEDLLAVTMDGQTIADKLIERTGVIGEKIELSSYEKLEAAQVVPYIHMGHKAGVIVGFNKANDGLAEAGRNVAMQIAAMKPIAVDKDGVDASVVQKEIEIGMDQARQDGKPEAMLEKIAQGKLGKFYKEKTLLNQEYVKAEKKETVKQYIQSIDKELTVTDFKHVTLG, encoded by the coding sequence ATGGCTACTATTAAAATTTCTGCCAAAGATGTTAAAGCCTTGCGTGACCAAACTGGAGCAGGCATGATGGATTGCAAAAAAGCACTTGTTGAAGCAAACGGTGATATGGAAGAAGCAATCGCTTATCTTCGTAAGAAAGGTCAAAAAATGACTGAAAAACGTGCTGACCGTGACGCTAATGAAGGTGTAGTAGTTGCTGCTACTTCTGACGATAATACTAAAGGTATCGTTGTGCGTATCGGTTGTGAAACTGATTTCGTTGCTAAAAATGATGACTTTGTTACTTTTGCTAAGTCTGTTGCTGATGCTGCTTTGGCTGCATTTGTTGCTACCAAAGAAGACTTGTTGGCAGTAACTATGGACGGTCAAACTATTGCTGATAAATTGATCGAAAGAACAGGTGTTATTGGTGAGAAAATTGAATTGTCTTCTTACGAAAAACTAGAAGCTGCTCAAGTTGTTCCTTATATTCACATGGGACACAAAGCTGGTGTTATTGTAGGTTTTAATAAAGCTAACGATGGTTTGGCAGAGGCTGGTAGAAACGTAGCAATGCAAATTGCTGCTATGAAACCAATTGCTGTTGATAAAGATGGTGTTGATGCTTCTGTTGTTCAAAAAGAAATTGAAATCGGAATGGATCAAGCTCGTCAAGATGGCAAGCCTGAGGCTATGCTTGAAAAAATTGCTCAAGGTAAACTAGGTAAGTTCTACAAAGAAAAAACCTTGTTGAACCAAGAGTATGTAAAAGCTGAAAAGAAAGAGACTGTTAAACAATACATTCAGTCTATCGATAAAGAACTTACTGTTACAGACTTCAAACATGTAACATTAGGTTAA
- a CDS encoding T9SS type A sorting domain-containing protein, which translates to MKINFFVLLLCSWFLSIGTTSAQTVVDFKFRIWKNSVTPGNYLGEYTGYTDGTSEYDVSDPLSGQICPGDQLIIKNLTAKDGLQLSFNGGSEKATLALSCTIGYSQPISLLADVCTSGCHAIPLHFPNWNWGADLTLTIPPYDCASTNLVISTGIIGNTTPPNNCGPRWIFIPMNLAPTTSIPNQAICPGDVVSLSLDPDFTYNWHTSNPDGTSPSSTQSYTVDITHIASGCTQTKTFTIQVSNPDADPFSNLTLCYNESLLFTENDFDNLFVGNTTPLKLIFNGTVVFEEGGSNADHIIDAMTYGAGVINVEYVYYNSTTGLTCTKNYTITIHPEIIIDMEDSYGFCDGNFDPICVLPPLTAQIGVTYQWTKAGELGILSTSSCFTPTEYGSYCVTATDAFGCKRTHCFTVYETGVGIPSPKSISFCSLTDNPPAYIGWPSDPFGAVAYGFSWTYTDLDGTTVTIPNTGVLYQVPYLGPGTYTAVVVTPGCSETFTITVVDELQIFNNHSFANFTFTPLMAGQVSCQPLISLLGGVDSWTVTDQFGTTIPTIPYLGGIRFNYTLGIEYQVTLRREVAQDCKVYINQFNWLDAPNRHTKGNTSKRLNDLSNNNVNGISESTTIQAFPNPTTGMVNIRLSDIGTTTSSIQVINAVGKIVVQKEITGQSTIELDLKKEASGVYMVRVIYGDQELTTKIIKD; encoded by the coding sequence ATGAAAATTAATTTTTTTGTCTTACTCCTTTGTTCATGGTTTTTATCTATAGGAACGACCTCTGCGCAAACAGTTGTTGACTTTAAATTCCGAATTTGGAAAAATTCCGTTACCCCAGGCAATTATTTAGGAGAATATACTGGCTACACCGATGGAACTTCAGAATACGATGTTTCAGATCCTTTATCGGGGCAAATTTGTCCTGGAGATCAGTTAATTATTAAAAACCTTACCGCAAAAGATGGGCTGCAACTTTCTTTTAATGGAGGATCAGAAAAAGCAACACTTGCTTTAAGCTGTACCATAGGCTATTCACAACCCATCAGTCTTCTTGCAGATGTTTGTACCTCTGGTTGTCATGCTATTCCCCTGCATTTTCCGAACTGGAATTGGGGAGCTGACCTTACTCTTACTATTCCTCCCTACGATTGTGCCTCTACTAACTTGGTTATTTCTACTGGCATCATAGGCAATACTACCCCTCCAAACAACTGTGGACCTCGTTGGATCTTTATTCCTATGAACTTGGCTCCAACAACTTCTATTCCCAACCAAGCAATCTGCCCTGGTGATGTTGTCAGCCTATCACTAGATCCTGATTTCACATACAATTGGCACACAAGTAATCCAGATGGAACAAGTCCTTCTAGTACTCAATCCTATACCGTTGACATTACCCATATAGCATCAGGTTGTACACAAACCAAAACGTTTACCATTCAGGTCAGCAATCCAGATGCCGATCCTTTTAGCAACTTGACACTTTGTTATAACGAGAGCCTATTATTTACAGAAAACGATTTTGACAATCTATTTGTAGGCAATACTACTCCGCTTAAACTCATCTTTAATGGAACTGTAGTATTTGAAGAAGGCGGAAGTAATGCTGATCATATCATTGATGCCATGACTTATGGCGCAGGGGTTATAAATGTTGAATATGTTTATTATAACAGTACAACGGGATTGACTTGTACTAAAAACTATACGATTACGATTCATCCAGAGATTATAATTGACATGGAAGATAGCTATGGTTTCTGTGATGGCAATTTTGATCCGATCTGTGTATTGCCTCCACTTACCGCACAAATTGGTGTCACCTACCAATGGACAAAAGCAGGAGAATTGGGTATTTTATCAACTAGTTCTTGTTTCACCCCTACCGAATATGGCTCTTACTGTGTAACCGCAACAGACGCTTTTGGTTGTAAAAGAACACATTGCTTTACGGTTTATGAAACGGGTGTTGGAATTCCATCCCCTAAGAGTATCTCTTTCTGCTCTTTGACGGATAATCCCCCTGCTTATATTGGCTGGCCTTCTGATCCATTTGGAGCAGTAGCTTATGGTTTTAGTTGGACCTATACTGACCTAGATGGCACAACCGTTACAATTCCTAACACGGGTGTTTTATACCAAGTGCCCTATTTAGGACCAGGTACCTATACTGCTGTTGTTGTTACTCCTGGTTGTTCTGAAACTTTTACCATTACAGTAGTTGATGAATTACAAATATTTAACAATCATTCTTTTGCCAATTTTACGTTTACGCCACTTATGGCAGGGCAGGTTTCTTGCCAGCCTTTAATTAGTCTATTAGGCGGGGTTGATTCATGGACGGTAACAGATCAATTTGGCACGACCATTCCAACGATTCCTTACTTAGGAGGCATTCGTTTCAACTACACGCTAGGAATTGAATACCAAGTTACATTGAGACGAGAAGTTGCTCAAGATTGTAAGGTCTATATCAACCAATTTAATTGGTTGGATGCCCCCAATAGACACACCAAAGGGAATACCTCTAAACGTCTTAATGATCTAAGTAATAACAATGTAAATGGTATTTCTGAATCAACAACTATTCAAGCCTTCCCTAACCCTACTACAGGTATGGTTAACATCCGTTTATCAGACATAGGGACTACAACAAGCAGCATTCAAGTTATCAATGCAGTTGGTAAAATCGTTGTACAAAAAGAAATTACAGGGCAATCTACCATTGAATTGGATTTGAAGAAAGAGGCTAGTGGCGTCTATATGGTTCGAGTGATCTATGGCGATCAAGAATTAACTACAAAAATTATCAAAGATTAA
- the pyrH gene encoding UMP kinase, whose amino-acid sequence MRYKRVLLKLSGESLMGEDEYGINPDMLQHYAEEITAIVKQGVELAIVIGGGNIFRGLQASKSNISRVQGDYMGMLATVINGLALQSALENNGIFTRLMTAIAMDQIAEPYIRRRAISHLEKGRVIIFSAGTGNPYFTTDSAAALRASEINADVILKGTRVDGIYTADPEKDPLATKYDNVSFAEVIKSKLNIMDMTAFTMCSENDMPIIVFNIEKPKNLSRIIQGELVGTLVE is encoded by the coding sequence ATCCGTTACAAAAGAGTTTTATTAAAATTAAGTGGTGAATCGCTTATGGGCGAGGATGAGTATGGCATCAACCCTGACATGCTCCAGCATTATGCCGAAGAAATCACTGCAATCGTAAAACAAGGGGTTGAATTGGCTATTGTGATTGGTGGTGGAAATATATTTAGAGGGCTACAGGCTTCCAAATCTAATATTAGCCGTGTTCAAGGGGATTATATGGGAATGTTGGCTACTGTTATCAACGGCTTAGCATTGCAGAGTGCCTTAGAAAATAACGGAATTTTTACACGTTTAATGACTGCTATTGCAATGGACCAAATTGCAGAGCCATATATCCGTAGACGTGCAATTTCCCATCTTGAAAAGGGGAGAGTTATTATTTTCTCAGCAGGCACAGGAAATCCTTATTTTACAACAGATTCTGCTGCTGCTCTTAGAGCTAGCGAAATTAATGCTGATGTGATTCTTAAGGGAACCCGTGTTGATGGTATCTATACGGCAGATCCTGAGAAAGACCCACTGGCTACCAAGTATGACAATGTTTCTTTTGCAGAGGTGATCAAATCTAAATTGAATATTATGGATATGACGGCCTTTACAATGTGTTCAGAAAACGATATGCCGATTATTGTTTTTAATATTGAAAAGCCTAAAAACTTATCAAGAATTATACAGGGAGAGCTAGTAGGTACACTTGTAGAATAG
- a CDS encoding DUF4294 domain-containing protein, which yields MKVLRIYLSFFICIGLYHSINAQKNSTPIREGEYYGTTSINGHVVKILIIDGDTLPVADMEGIQVTQKRNFKNRDERKRYKQWRKYAAKVYPYAAEAIRLYRDVEEATQGMKKGKKRKYGRKKEKELKPKYTEELKKLTKSQGYILIKMVERELNKPFFDVVVQLEGRWKAMQWQALGRWYGYNLKKGYTAKDDLLLESILQDLNITYGTKPKS from the coding sequence ATGAAAGTGTTAAGAATATATCTATCCTTTTTCATTTGCATAGGACTTTATCACAGTATTAATGCGCAAAAAAACTCCACTCCAATACGAGAAGGTGAGTATTATGGAACGACTAGTATTAATGGTCATGTTGTAAAAATACTGATTATAGACGGCGATACCTTGCCCGTAGCAGATATGGAAGGTATCCAAGTTACCCAAAAACGAAACTTCAAGAATAGGGATGAACGCAAACGGTATAAACAGTGGCGAAAGTATGCTGCCAAAGTATACCCCTATGCTGCTGAAGCTATTCGCCTGTATCGTGATGTAGAAGAAGCTACCCAAGGAATGAAAAAAGGTAAAAAACGTAAATACGGACGCAAAAAAGAAAAAGAACTGAAGCCCAAATACACCGAAGAACTCAAAAAATTAACAAAGTCTCAAGGGTATATCCTTATAAAAATGGTGGAACGGGAACTCAACAAGCCTTTTTTTGATGTAGTTGTCCAATTAGAAGGACGGTGGAAAGCGATGCAATGGCAGGCCTTAGGCAGATGGTATGGTTATAATCTCAAAAAGGGCTATACTGCTAAAGATGATCTACTCTTAGAGTCAATTCTCCAAGATTTAAACATCACTTATGGCACTAAGCCTAAAAGTTAA
- the dinB gene encoding DNA polymerase IV, giving the protein MVVINSGRKIIHIDMDAFYASIEQRDQPELRGKPIAVGGSGARGVVATASYEARKFGVHSAMSSFRAQQLCPQLIFVPARFDVYREVSRQIRAIFEEYTDLIEPLSLDEAYLDVTSNKKQEPIATIIAQQIITQVYEQTQLTCSAGVSYCKFIAKIASDIKKPNGLTVIKPQQAIAFLEKLPVKKFHGVGKVTAARMQSLGLKTGADLKQLSKLELAQHFGKVGRFYYDIVRGIDNRPVNTNRIRKSLAVERTFKDDLSTFDEIVEVLEPIILKFFERLTKADNFGRTITLKLKTSDFQLMTRSLSKEHFITSLDEIRTVAHTLLKENIDDFEKIRLIGLTASNLQKQEDTFGIGYQLKFDFP; this is encoded by the coding sequence ATGGTAGTCATAAATTCTGGTCGAAAAATTATACACATTGACATGGATGCCTTTTATGCATCCATAGAGCAGAGAGACCAACCAGAACTAAGGGGCAAACCGATTGCTGTAGGAGGGAGTGGGGCTCGTGGAGTGGTGGCTACAGCAAGTTATGAAGCACGCAAATTTGGGGTGCATTCTGCTATGTCAAGTTTTCGAGCCCAGCAGCTTTGTCCTCAACTTATCTTTGTGCCTGCTAGGTTTGATGTCTATCGGGAGGTTTCTAGGCAAATTCGAGCCATTTTTGAAGAATATACAGATTTGATCGAACCACTTTCGTTGGATGAAGCTTACTTGGATGTTACGAGCAACAAAAAGCAGGAGCCTATTGCCACTATCATTGCTCAGCAAATTATAACGCAAGTTTATGAACAGACTCAATTGACTTGTTCGGCAGGCGTTTCTTATTGTAAGTTTATTGCTAAAATTGCTTCTGATATCAAAAAGCCCAATGGTTTGACCGTTATAAAACCACAGCAAGCCATTGCATTTTTAGAAAAATTACCAGTCAAAAAATTTCATGGAGTAGGCAAAGTAACTGCGGCTAGAATGCAAAGTTTGGGACTAAAAACTGGAGCAGATCTTAAACAACTGAGCAAGTTAGAACTGGCTCAACATTTTGGCAAGGTTGGACGCTTTTATTATGATATTGTAAGAGGAATTGATAATCGCCCTGTTAATACCAATCGAATTCGAAAGTCATTGGCTGTGGAACGTACTTTTAAGGACGATTTGTCAACGTTTGATGAAATTGTAGAGGTTTTAGAGCCTATTATTTTAAAGTTTTTTGAGCGATTAACAAAAGCCGATAACTTTGGACGAACCATTACCCTCAAACTAAAAACTAGTGATTTTCAATTGATGACTCGCAGTTTGTCAAAGGAACATTTTATCACATCATTAGATGAAATTCGTACTGTTGCACATACTTTGCTCAAAGAAAATATAGATGATTTTGAAAAGATTAGGCTAATTGGCTTGACAGCATCTAATCTACAAAAGCAAGAAGATACTTTTGGAATTGGTTATCAGTTGAAGTTTGATTTTCCTTGA
- the rpsI gene encoding 30S ribosomal protein S9 has protein sequence MEIINGLGRRKAAVARVYLKQGSGNITVNGKDYKEFFPVDHVQGKILEPLTLVDVLNIYDLKVNVRGGGIKGQAEAVRLGIARALCKINEEFREPLKAAKLLSRDSRVVERKKYGKPKARKSFQFSKR, from the coding sequence ATGGAAATTATAAATGGACTAGGGAGAAGAAAAGCTGCTGTTGCTCGTGTTTACCTAAAACAAGGTTCTGGTAACATCACTGTAAATGGCAAAGATTACAAAGAATTCTTCCCAGTAGATCATGTTCAAGGAAAAATTTTGGAGCCATTGACATTGGTTGATGTCTTGAATATTTATGATTTAAAAGTTAATGTAAGAGGCGGTGGTATCAAAGGTCAAGCAGAAGCTGTTCGTTTGGGAATTGCTCGTGCACTTTGCAAAATTAACGAAGAGTTTCGTGAGCCACTTAAAGCTGCTAAATTGTTATCTCGTGACTCTCGCGTTGTTGAGCGTAAGAAATACGGTAAACCTAAGGCTCGTAAAAGCTTTCAGTTTAGCAAACGTTAA